CTGGGGCTGAACCTCGCCGTGCTGACCTGCGACCTGCCGGGCCACGGCCTGTCCGCCGGCGCCCGCGCCAGCATCGACGACTTCGCCACCTACCAGCAGACCCTGCAGGCGCTGTTCGCCGAGGCCGCCAGCCTCGACCTGCCGCAACCCTGGCACCTGTGCGGGCAGAGCACCGGCGGCGCCATCCTGCTCGACTACCTGCTGCTCGGCGAGCCGCGCCCGGAACCGGGCGCCACCATCCTCCTGGCGCCACTGGTGCGCCCGCGCGCCTGGGGCCTGTCGAAGCTCAGCTACCACCTGCTCGGGCCGTTCAAGACGGAGATTCCGCGGCGCTTCTCGGAGAACTCCACCGACGCCGAGTTCCTCGACTTCCTGCAGCACCGCGACCCGCTGCAGCCGCGCACCCTGCCCACCGCCTGGGTCGGCGCCCTGGCGAGGTGGATACCGCGCATCGAAAAGGCGCCGCGCAGCGTGCAGCAGCCACTGGTGGTGCAGGGCGAGGACGACATGACGGTGGACTGGCGGCACAACCTGCAGGTGCTGCAGGACAAGTTCGACCGCCCGGAGATCCTGCGCCTGCCCGGCGCCCGCCACCACCTGGTGAACGAGCGCGAGGCGCTGCGCCGCCAGTACTTCGCCTTCCTCAGCGAGCGCCTGCGCT
This DNA window, taken from Pseudomonas alcaligenes, encodes the following:
- a CDS encoding alpha/beta hydrolase; translated protein: MPEPFQPERLRAALRPLVAAATLPAEAQAYQRYYGLDLPQHGAVQRRLGRFHCAGLELVAQLWLPPQPQATLILLHGYYDHTGLYRHVIDWALGLNLAVLTCDLPGHGLSAGARASIDDFATYQQTLQALFAEAASLDLPQPWHLCGQSTGGAILLDYLLLGEPRPEPGATILLAPLVRPRAWGLSKLSYHLLGPFKTEIPRRFSENSTDAEFLDFLQHRDPLQPRTLPTAWVGALARWIPRIEKAPRSVQQPLVVQGEDDMTVDWRHNLQVLQDKFDRPEILRLPGARHHLVNEREALRRQYFAFLSERLR